Proteins encoded by one window of Leopardus geoffroyi isolate Oge1 chromosome X, O.geoffroyi_Oge1_pat1.0, whole genome shotgun sequence:
- the LOC123594393 gene encoding LOW QUALITY PROTEIN: polyadenylate-binding protein 1-like (The sequence of the model RefSeq protein was modified relative to this genomic sequence to represent the inferred CDS: inserted 2 bases in 1 codon; substituted 1 base at 1 genomic stop codon) has product MNASVTHFEMSTLYVRDLHPEVNEAMLYGKFLRAGPILSIRVCRDEVTCHSLGXTYVNFLVQADTEWALNTMNFDIMNGKLLLIMWPQHDLSLRKSGVGNIFIKNLXPFIVNKSLYDTCSVFGNILSCKVVTDESGSRGFGFVHFEKSDATERAVAKINGILLKGRRVFLGSLNLAKKREAELRAKAIIFTSVYIKNFVDDVDDECLREIFGEFGSVLSIRVTTFESGKSKGFGFVSFENCEDAKKTIEEMNGKVLNGNQIYVGRAQNKLERHYELKHKFEQIKQGKLTKGKGANLYVKNLEDKIDDKQLRREFSLFGTISSARVMMEAGHSKGFGFVWYTTPEEANKAVMEMNGKIVITKPLYVAIAQSKDECHAFLTKNYMERISAVRDEDNPIINY; this is encoded by the exons ATGAATGCTTCAGTTACCCACTTCGAAATGTCCACACTCTATGTCAGAGACTTGCACCCTGAAGTGAATGAGGCAATGTTGTATGGGAAATTCCTTAGAGCTGGGCCTATCCTTTCCATTCGGGTGTGCCGCGATGAGGTAACATGCCACTCCCTGGGCTAAACGTATGTAAACTTCTTGGTGCAGGCTGATACTGAGTGGGCTCTGAACACTATGAACTTTGATATTATGAATGGCAAACTACTGCTTATTATGTGGCCCCAGCATGACCTATCACTTCGTAAGAGTGGAGTGGgcaatatattcattaaaaatct gccatttattgTTAATAAGTCCCTTTATGATACATGTTCTGTCTTTGGAAACATTCTTTCTTGTAAAGTAGTAACTGATGAAAGTGGATCAAGGGGTTTTGGATTTGTGCATTTTGAGAAATCAGATGCCACTGAAAGGGCTGTTGCAAAGATTAATGGTATTCTGTTGAAAGGTAGGCGAGTTTTTTTGGGCAGTTTAAACCTCGCAAAAAAAAGGGAAGCAGAGCTCAGGGCTAAAGCAATTATATTTACCAGTGTTTACATCAAGAATTTTGTAGATGATGTAGATGATGAATGCCTTAGAGAAATTTTTGGTGAGTTTGGTTCTGTATTAAGTATCAGAGTTACGACTTTTGAAAGTGGAAAAtccaaagggtttggatttgtgagttttgagaattgtgaagatgcaaagaaaaccattgaagaaatgaatggaaaagtcCTTAATGGAAATCAAATTTATGTTGGTAGAGCCCAGAACAAACTAGAGAGACACTATGAactaaaacacaaatttgaacAAATAAAGCAGGGTAAACTCACCAAGGGCAAGGGGGCTAACCTGTATGTGAAAAATCTTGAAGACAAAATTGATGACAAACAACTGAGaagagaattctctctctttgggACAATCTCTAGTGCCAGGGTCATGATGGAGGCAGGCCACAGCAAaggctttggttttgtttggtatACAACTCCTGAGGAAGCTAATAAAGCTGTCATGGAAATGAATGGGAAAATTGTGATCACCAAACCACTGTATGTGGCTATTGCACAGAGTAAGGATGAGTGCCATGCTTTCCTCACCAAGAACTACATGGAGAGAATCTCAGCTGTGAGAGATGAAGATAATCCTATAATCAACTATTGA